The genomic stretch TAAAGTTGGAAGTACTTCAGAGTAATCTGTTCCTGTGCTTTCCGGTTCCTGTGTACAGGAACCTTTTTTGATGCGACCATGAGCACATGAAGCTGTCTGCTTCCCCCTGACGTGACAGTCAGGTCTTATCATTGTATCTCATATCCATGTTGCCAAACTATCTGTAGCAAATCAATAAAGCCACCCCTACTCTCTTGGAGATGGCGTACATCAGGGGTTGCCAACTCGTGGATCCATCTTTGGGACTTTGCCAACCTCCAGGTTGGGAGATGAACCCCAGTGCCCCAGTCTGGGTTCCTCCGCTTCGGCTGCTTCCTCCGCATAGGTGCAAGAGCATGAACTTATGGATGGAAGCTGAGATGACTGTAAAGGAGTGCATCCTCACAGCCACAGATGTGATCAGTATTCCTCCAGTAACACTTTTACCAATTTAGCATATTATCATAGCATCCCGTTGTGATGTGCTTCGTCCACGGCCCAGAGATTTCCATTGCATCTGAGTCGGCATTAATGGAGATTTTATTTTCCTCGTGTGGGGAGGGAGGCTCACTTAATCATGAGTCAGCCATTTGGATTTAGGACAATGCGCTTTTTTCTGGAAAAGGTGAAACTTTTTAACAACCTCTCCTCTTACTTTTTAGTTGAAAAGAAGTGACCTCCCGTCCTCCTTGGGCTTTAAAGTCAATAAGAACTTGCTATCCTGCAGAATAACAAGAGGCAAAGTGGCTGATTTTCACTAAGCTATTTAGACTACTTAGTCATCATTCACCATATTCCTCAGGCCGTGGCCTCCGTTGCTTCAGCCAAAGTATACGCCAAGGAACAAATACAAGTCACACTACACTTTAGAAAGGATTTTCACAAAATTCAAGAGCAAGAAGAGACACTGCATGTGGAAAGTTATTCAATTCAACAACAGACTAAATCGATGTCTGCTAGGGATGTCCCCGTCCGATCATGTCGATGGATATGGGGCTCGATCATGTTGCCTTGATCGGAACGGGATGTATATGCCTATTTACTCATTGCTTTTTGGTACAGCGTGAGACCTCTTCACTCGGCACACAGAACGCAGAACACGCAGTACAGCCAAGCAGCTTGAAGCTGGACGTGCGACTCTGTCTGCCATGTGGAGTATTTTCAAGCGGAAGACAAATAACCTTGCAATTGCAAAGtgtgaaatatgcaaatttggGATTTCAGGAGGTGGGAAGGGAGAGGCTGCATTTAACACCACAAACCTGATACGGCACCTCAAAAACAAACACCCGACACCATACTGccagttagttagttagttacaACCCAGCCCAGGACCAGTCACCCACAACCACATTTTGAGGTGGAGAGAAACAAATCCCCTGTGACAACGCAAAGGCGCAGGGCATCACAAGGTCAAGGTAGCACAAATGATAGCAATGAGTGACCCGCCATTGGCCTTTGAGAAAACTGGGATTTCATTTCTGATGCTTATGGAGCACTTAGAACCTTGATATGAGAAGATACTGAGGCTGGCGGGCAACTGCACGGCCACAcagggagtggttagcacacaggccacacagcaaggagacccaagttccaTTCCACCTTCTCCAGGTTCTCCGTTTTgttcccactttccaaaaacatgctagaactccaaattatccataggtatgaatgtgagtgtgaatggttgtttgtctatatgtgccctgtgattgggtggcttgcccgaagacagctgggataggctccagcaaccccgcgaccctcgtgaggataagtggtagaaaatgaatgaatgcctgccAGGTATTTTAAGTTGAGGTGCTGTATCTTTTTGTAAACAAGGATGTCTTTCTTCgtccattattttaaaaaaaatgtattataagtAAGTGAGTATCGGATTGGGACTCGGTATCGACCAATACTCAAAAGTAAATGACTCTGACTCTATAAACTTCCAAATCCAGCTCTCTTAAGTCCTCAggatgttagcatattagcatgttttttggcgTGTGGTTGCTGTGTGTTTTGAGCCAGGTCTTCATTGTGCCTCCACAGATACAACGTCTTGCTGTTTGCCATGCTCTACTGTTTGCCTGTCACCTTCAACCTCACCATCAGCTTCCTGACGGGCCGGCGCCTGTGGACCGGTAAGAAGACCACTTTCGCCGACCTGGACCCTCGTAGCCAGGCACTGCACGTGTCACGCCTCAAGATGCGGCAGAAGATCGCCAGGATGGTGGTGTGCCTGGTGCTGCTCTTTGCCGCCTCGTGGCTGCCACTCTACTTGGCCGACCTTTGGATCGACCGAGAGCAAAggccgccatcttggctgcTGCAGACGCGTCCGTTCGCCCAGTGGTTGGGCCTGACCAACTCCAGCCTCAACCCCATTTGCTACTGCTTCATCGGTGACCTGTACCGCTCGGCTCGGGTGATACGGACGCGCTACTACCAGAAGGTGGCCTCTCTCTTCGGCACCGCTTCCTTCTCCAGCTCAGCGGCGGTGGCGTCTCCCGTCAGCGTCATCGTTGAGGACAGCAAAGTGGCCGCCTCAGAGGAAGAGCACATTGCTGCCGCTGTCTCCGCCTCGGTGGCAACCATTCCTTGCTTCCTGGGCTCGGCACAAGGTCAAGGACTGGGCCGGAAGAATGCCGACAGCCGCTTCAGATCCGACCACAGCATCTCCGACTGGTGTCGCTCCAGTCCAAGCTTGTGCGACATCAACGCCTTGTTTCCCAGCCAGATACGCACGTTCGATCCCATACCACAGAGGCAAGACTTCCTTCCCGCGAGGAGACACTCGGCAAGCCAGAAGTTTGGCTCGCTCCCTTCAAGCCTGGAAGGAGGGGACGGATGTGGTGCATGCGAGGAGGCATTCGGGAGGCAGACTATCTGAGGTGTATGCTGATAAGAGAGAAATCATCACCGGGAGCTTTTGTTACGACGGCTGGCGCTCAAGTGACACATCCCCAAGATGAGAGAATGGAAGTGGCAACATGAGCAGCGTGTGAAAGCCTGAAGCTTATCTGGCGGCTCACAAAGCTTTACCTGAGGCTGATGTTGTGCTTaaccccccctcacacacacaccactgttGGCCTCCACCATGACCTGCCATCCATGCACATGCCATCCAAAGCACAAACGAGACTTCGGGGGAGCTTGATTACCCCCCTGGTGGTGAGGTTTGTTGGCAGGAGCGCCACTTATCAGTGCTAAAGCAGCAGTCagtctgttgtttttattcatctGCCAGACAACCGCTTGGTTGTACTGGTGGAAAGACTCACATTTCTATTTGCTGGCACACCAAAGGCCAAGCTGCTTTTGTTTACAGACACACCCTGGTCGCCAGTTTAATAGTCTACACACTCTGTCTTTACCTGCAAGGCTTCTTACACACACAAACGTCTTGGCACACGCCTCTTACTTCATCAAATCAATCAGGAATCGGGGCGATCCAAAGTACGTTAAAGGACTGCACTTGACCTGTGCTTTTCTAATAGTTTGGCGGGTCCCCTATTGGGCCTGGTGAGTTGTCAGGGGGACTTGAGAGGTGGGGGATTATATGAAATCAAGGTTGCCCGGTCTTCATGTATCTGATGGCAGGTGATATCTATCTGTAGGATGAATCTGCCCCCTGTAGCTGTTCTGACATTGGACTCGGGACCTTTGGAATGGGAGTCCAGAGCGCTGATCGTTGGGTCAAAAGCACGGACTGTCAACCCAGTGTTCAGCTCAGCTTTTAGGGTGCTGGCATCTGTTACACTCACCCCCTCAAACCTCACGCCCACCCAGGACACGGCTTGTACCACACTGGGCTCCAACACAGGACCTTTGAAACTTGGAATAAAGAGCACTGACCGTTGGAAAAACCTTGACTGTCAACCTAGCATTGAGCGCAGCTCTTAAGGCTGagggagtgaggttccccaacATGCACCACACCGACCAGCATCCTTTACATCCTTTAGATCTATAGGAACTAGAGAAGGTGGAATCGAATAACAATATGTCAGCACGGCCACAAACCCTGCCGGACAGGCGTGATAGAAACTACTTGGAAAAAGTACATACAATGACCTGAAGGTGTCATCCTGCCAACAATCACAAACTCTGCTACTGCTGCTAACGTCTTCCTCCCTCCCCTCCTCTCACCTACCTCCTTGTCTACCGCCTTGTCCCTGTTGTGTGTTTATTCTTTTGCATTTCATTAAACACTTCTCTTGGCTCCGCTTTGTTGTCTGTCTGGAATACTTTCCAGCAACACTTCACTTGGGAAGTATCGTCGTCTCCTCTCACCCCTTGTTGAAACTTAAAGGAGAAATAAATCAAACACCAAAGTCCGCAGTTTCCTACCTTTTTCGTATGTGCCACTGTTCTGTCCAACAGACCATGGAGGGATAAAAGCCAGCATGGCAATTTGGCTCCTTTGGAGGTAACTACGGGGACCTCGGAGTACAGCTGTACGCCAGAAGTACACCACCCACGGGGGGTTGTACCATGCCTATCATTTGGAGTCATGCTACCAACACTAACTAgaaaagctgattggtccaatcCTTATCACTTCCTATGGAATTTGGGACCTCCCCCAAATCCATTTGTTTTGCTCTTCTCTGCCATCATATGAAACAGAGGTGGCACAGCGTCTGTGTATGAGCGTGTTTATCTCATGCTCAGACCTTCTTATTTCACACCAGACTCTGATTTCAGGATGCTGTGTTGCTGTGTCAAAGTGCAGTGACGACATAAGCCCACTTAGCGAGGTCCGGTGTATGCTGACGTCTTCCTGCCTTGATGAGCATtactccttcttctccttctcgtAACACTTACTGACTGCTACAAGTCTGTGAAAACCAAGCAAAGCATTTTCCAGGCAGAAGTCAGCTCAGCAATATTGTGGAGTAGCAAGACGTCAGACAGCACCTGTGTGAAAGGTTTTCTGCAGTGAACACCTCCGACCTTTTACTTTTCCCTCCCTGTTGTGTTGAGAGTAATGGTCACTGTCAGACAATTTGTCCAAAGCTGACATTTTCCCACGTCCTTGTTCAGTCTTCAGAGTGCCGTGATAGAGGTGGGACGGTAGGACGGTGCCTGTGTGAAAGGGCATTCCGCCCTATTGTGTTTGCTATTTTATGCATAAACGGTCTGGAATCGCTGTGGGAAAGTGCACACGGTGGCGACAATATCTTGTTTGCTGGGTTGTGTGGAACAGACGGAAGCAGATAAACGTCAGCTTTGGGACGGAGGA from Doryrhamphus excisus isolate RoL2022-K1 chromosome 1, RoL_Dexc_1.0, whole genome shotgun sequence encodes the following:
- the LOC131101443 gene encoding neuropeptide FF receptor 2-like → MDSPQNGPEARPSFAPFQERFNATPGLMLPSSLMPPLPSAPGDTVPSLNELADLEHMLLWTLHEPSTIALTLMYCLSFVLGFVGNLMSLRVLTNRRSRRLAGISATRSLLVNLAVCDLAVVCVCMPITLASQIYTAWVYGDLLCRAVPFTQAVSVSASVLTLTVISVNRYYSVRSPLKARSMFTRRRILVTVGVVWAVSSVMCAPIAVMNRRREISFGTFAILVCQEEWPKPRLKQGYNVLLFAMLYCLPVTFNLTISFLTGRRLWTGKKTTFADLDPRSQALHVSRLKMRQKIARMVVCLVLLFAASWLPLYLADLWIDREQRPPSWLLQTRPFAQWLGLTNSSLNPICYCFIGDLYRSARVIRTRYYQKVASLFGTASFSSSAAVASPVSVIVEDSKVAASEEEHIAAAVSASVATIPCFLGSAQGQGLGRKNADSRFRSDHSISDWCRSSPSLCDINALFPSQIRTFDPIPQRQDFLPARRHSASQKFGSLPSSLEGGDGCGACEEAFGRQTI